A region from the Paenibacillus humicola genome encodes:
- a CDS encoding YycH family regulatory protein: protein MIEKTKTWLLAALVLISLLQSYFLAYSMPGLGVTVSPQQSYLKTEPMGTEQQVENVIFPEDMVLHMGKSKHTMLYPGTNFYNRIYEKLQSREFKGFEQSRTAAVNWNEVRDNDQGLELRFGGGVPVELLSKTLKIEGDTQFMNDTISRIWIFKNGDPGVVRTYFFSGDGTTVYESLRADLTAQDLQTYIGYGEYQTPYEAIGQNLYVPAAPIQSVRTLLPYELYTPEQMQRNLFFDPGVTRAISDRSGSQIYTDGKKGLQVEQNGKWISYTDPVAGQGIEDKESDNVYTSISFINEHGGWDGLHRLKPVEQLDDGQAIRYQQYYSTQFYGAFPIIAESPFLFGEIRLRLQQGVVSEYERTLITLGKKPESKQEVWLPGGKRLENALASYARRSEVQSIFPALRAMPVDDGKLRLEPVWAVRLSDGTQDVLAEAMPAGYKPSAAELSAGSGSGSAGEGAAKANGPAGAGSTAQSGGKAGSPPAG from the coding sequence ATGATCGAGAAAACAAAGACGTGGCTGCTCGCCGCGCTTGTCCTGATCAGCCTGCTGCAGAGCTATTTTCTCGCCTACAGCATGCCAGGGCTCGGCGTGACCGTGTCGCCGCAGCAAAGTTATTTGAAAACCGAGCCGATGGGCACCGAGCAGCAGGTCGAGAACGTTATTTTTCCCGAGGATATGGTGCTGCATATGGGAAAAAGCAAGCATACGATGCTGTATCCGGGGACGAATTTCTATAATCGGATCTACGAGAAGCTGCAGAGCCGTGAGTTCAAAGGATTCGAGCAAAGCCGGACGGCCGCGGTCAATTGGAACGAGGTGCGGGACAACGACCAGGGGCTTGAGCTGCGTTTCGGAGGCGGCGTCCCGGTCGAGCTGCTGAGCAAAACGCTCAAAATCGAAGGCGACACGCAGTTTATGAACGATACGATCAGCCGGATCTGGATTTTCAAGAACGGGGATCCGGGCGTTGTGCGGACGTATTTCTTCAGCGGTGACGGCACTACGGTGTACGAATCGCTGCGAGCCGACTTGACCGCGCAGGATCTGCAAACCTACATCGGTTACGGGGAATATCAGACGCCTTATGAAGCGATCGGCCAGAACCTCTATGTGCCTGCCGCTCCGATCCAGAGCGTCCGGACGCTGCTGCCTTACGAGCTGTACACGCCCGAGCAGATGCAGCGCAACCTGTTTTTCGATCCGGGCGTGACGCGGGCGATCAGCGACCGGAGCGGGTCGCAAATTTATACGGACGGCAAAAAAGGGCTGCAGGTGGAGCAAAACGGCAAATGGATCAGCTACACCGACCCGGTCGCCGGCCAGGGTATCGAGGACAAGGAAAGCGATAACGTCTACACGTCCATCTCGTTCATTAACGAGCACGGCGGATGGGATGGGCTCCACCGGCTGAAGCCGGTGGAGCAGCTGGACGATGGCCAGGCCATCCGCTATCAGCAGTATTACAGCACGCAGTTTTACGGTGCGTTTCCGATCATTGCGGAGTCGCCGTTTCTATTCGGTGAAATCCGGCTGCGATTGCAGCAGGGTGTCGTATCGGAATACGAGCGCACGCTCATTACGCTCGGGAAGAAGCCGGAGTCGAAGCAGGAGGTGTGGCTGCCGGGAGGCAAGCGGCTCGAGAACGCACTGGCGAGCTATGCGCGCCGCAGCGAGGTGCAGTCGATTTTCCCGGCGCTGCGCGCGATGCCGGTCGACGACGGCAAGCTCCGGCTCGAGCCGGTATGGGCCGTCCGGCTGAGCGACGGCACGCAGGATGTGCTGGCGGAGGCGATGCCGGCCGGCTACAAGCCGAGCGCGGCCGAGCTCTCCGCCGGCAGCGGCTCGGGCTCGGCGGGCGAAGGCGCCGCCAAGGCGAACGGCCCGGCCGGAGCCGGCAGCACCGCGCAGTCCGGCGGCAAGGCCGGCTCGCCTCCCGCCGGCTAG